ATTTTCTATACCATGTCTCTTAGCAGCTTCTTCAGTGAATCCTGTACTTGAATAGTGGCAATTGAAAACATTAATAGCATTTGTTCCAGCAACGCCAGGGAATGGAATGTTTGCTCCTGCTAAATGAAGGGCAGCAACAACACCTGTTTTAACAGCATTTGTAGCAAGTGCTACATGTTGATATTCTCCTGTCACTGTATGAATTGTTGCACATGAATCACCAATTGCATAAACATTTTCATCACCAAGAATTTGTTGATATTTGTTAACTTTAATGGCACCATTTGCAGTTTTATCAGCATCAATAATAGTTGTGTTTGGTCTAAAACCAATACACATAATTACTAAGTCAGCTTCGTATTTGCCTTTGTTTGTAATAACAGCTGAAACATCAGAACCATTATTAGATTCAAATTCTTGAACTGTTTCACCCAGTGCAAGTTTAACACCATCTTCTTGCATTCTTTGTTCCATAACTTTTGTAAACTCAGAATCAAAATAGTTATTAACAACTCTTTCATTTGTGTCAACTAAAGTTACATTTTTGCCTTTTTGATGGAATGCTTCAACTAATTCTGTACCAATATATCCAGCACCTACAACAACTACATTCTTGATTTTTGAATCATTAGCATGTTCAACAAGTGTTTCAGCATGTTGAAATAATTTAGAAACAACAATGTTATTGTACTCTAAGCCTTTGATTCTTGGTGTAATAGGTCATGTACCACCAGCATAAATTAATTTGTCATATGAATCTGTAAATTCTTCACCTGTTGTCAAGTTTTTAACTGTAATTTGTTTTTTAGCTCTATCAACAGCTACAACATCATGACTAGTTTTTAAATTAACACCATATTTATTTGTTAAAATTTCTGGTGATGAATAGAATAAACCTTCTGGTTGAGTAAATTCGCCACTTACTCAAACAGCTATACCACAGCCTAAAAATGATACGTTTGTGTTTCTATCATATGCTGTAATTTCAACATTTTTATCTAATGTTTTTAATGTTCTAATAAAAGATGTTCCAGCGTGATTTGCACCAATTAATACTATTTTCATAGAATCTCCCTTTTAAATGAAAAAATAATTTTAATTAATAATGAATATTGTCTAAATTATATACTTTATGGTTTTAACAAATCAAGCTTTTTTAAAAATATTGAAATAAATTCTAACAAAAACAATAAGCAACAAAATTTGTTGCTTTTTAAATGGGTTTAATATGTTTTTTCTAAAAAACCAAGAAACTTATTTTATTTTTTAGAGCAAATAATTTATGTATAATTTAAATCATATTTTTATTAGTAAACATTTCCTTTAATTTATTAACTATCTTTATCATTCTTTATCATTTAAAAATAATACTTGGGGGCCTATGAAAAAGAAAACCAAATATGCCTTGTTTGCAGCGACAACTGTTATATCACTCTCTGCAATAATTATTGCATCATCAATGGCTACAATCTGCTCTCAAAAACAAATATCACAAAACAAAATTGTTGAACAAATCAATAAACAAATAGAAGAATTGAATACAGATATTCAAACTCTTGAGTCTAATAAAAATCGAGTTGATGCACTTAAAAAAGCTATTGAAAAATACAAACAAAAGTTTAATAAATCAAATAATGAAAAAAACAATGAAATTTTGGAATCTCTTGCAAAGTTCAACACTTCAATAGACAATTTAGAAAGCAAAATTAATGAGTCAGAAATTAGACTAAAACAAAATAATAATACTATTAAAGATATAGTTGACAAAACTAAAAAAACTTCAGATATAGCTATTGAAAAGCTACAAAGCGCTTCTAAAATTGATTCACAAGGTTTAAAAGAAGTAATTCCAGAACTGCAAAAAGCTAGCGAAGAACTTAAAAAAGCAAAGCAAATGGCACAAGACATGGACTCAAAAAAACACGTTGATGATTTAGTTTTGAAAGCAAAAGAAGTTGAAAAAGCAGAACAAGAAGTTAAAAATCTAATTCAAACAATTAAAGGTTTAACAACTAAACAAAAAAATGAAACTTATTTAAATGATTTAAATAAGCATATTGAAATTTTGAATGAAAAAATCAATCAATTTGACAATTTAAATGAAGAATTACCTACTCTTGAATTATTTGTCAAAGATTTTGAAATTAAAAACATTGCTGCTAAAGGTACTCATAATTTTATTAATTCGATTACTGAAACATTACCTAGTGAAATTATGAATGCAAATGAGAATTTAAAAGATGTTATTGAAAATTCAAGTCAAAAAATCAAAGAATTAAAAGCAAAAATAAACAACATCAAATCAGATATTGATAATCAACTAATTTTACTTAATCAACTACAAAACAATTCAGAAAGCAAAATTAATTCAACTAACAATTTTGAAATTTTAGTCGAAGAATTTAACCAATCAAATAACAGATTAAGTGGTGAAATTCAAAAATTAAACAACAAAATAAGTGAATTTAAATATGAAAAGGCAATAGAAAAAATAAACAAATTAATTGAAAATGAAAAGTCAATTACAATTATTGCTCTACAAAAATTAAAAAATGATGTTTTAAATCATTTAAGTACTGCTGACAATTTATCAAATGAACAAAAACAAGAATTTAATGCACAAGTTGAAAATGCCACAACTCCACAACAACTAAGCAAAATTAAAAAGGAAATTTCATTGTCAAACTCGAAAGAAAAAGTTAAAAAAGATACTAATGATATTTTTGTCTTGTTTAACTCAGAATTCAAGCAAAATTCATTAAATGAAATTGAAAATGCAACTAATCAAGAACAGGTTGACAAAATCGCAAAGCAATTAAATGATTTACACAATAATAAACAAGATGCAAAAGCAAAAATTAACAATGAATTTAACCATATATCTGATTCACAAAAAGATTCTTACATTCAAGAGATAATTAATGCCAATACAGTTGAAAAAGTAAACGAGATACTTAATAATGCGCAAAAATTACAAGATGATAAACAAGAAAAGCATGATAAAATCAACAAATTGGATTCATTAACAAACACAGACAAACAAAGGTTATTTCAAGAGCTTATAGATTCAAACTCAGCTAATAAAACTCCAGAAAACACCCCTCAAAATGTTCTTGACAAAGCTATCAAATTGAATAACACTAAAAAGCAATCTATTCAAAATATTGACTCACTTAATGATTTAAATAACATTGAAAAAGAAATTTTTAAAAGTGAAATAAACAGTGAATTTGATGAATCTAAAATTAACCAAAACATCCAAAAAGCAGTTGAATCAGACAAAATTAAAAACTCAATTAAACAAGAAATTAATTCATTAAAAAACAAAAATCTATCTGAAAATGAAGTTAATAAATTTATAGATGATGTTAACAATATTAATCTACATAACGAAAATTCAAAACAAGAATTAGAGTCAATTAAAAACAATGTTCAAGATATTAATAACAAAAAGCAAAATCTAATAAGCCAAGTCTATGAGTTAGAATCAAAATCAATAAATAAAAGTGAATTACAAAAGCAGATTATTAATGCTAATGGAAAACAAGAAGCTCAAGAAATTTTTGACAAAGCCGAATTAGAGATAGCAAAAGAAAAAGCAAAAAATAATATTAATAAACTTGAAGGTATTAATAATGAGAAACAAAACTTTTTGAATAAAGTTGATCAAGCAAAAAATAAACAAGAAGTTTATAACATTGTAGATGAAGCAACAAAATTGAGTAAAAATCAATCAACAGCACCAAATAATAATGAATTAAAGCCAAACAATCCTTCAAATACTAATAATATAAATTCAAAAGAAATAACTAAAAATAAAATCGATACTTTGGAATATTTATCTCAAAACGAAAAGCAAGTTTATAAAACAAATATTGATAATTCAAACAATGAACAAGATATTGAAAGCCAACTTAATAATGCTCAGCAAAATAACGAAAACAAACAAAATACAGTTGAAAATGTCAAAAAACTTGATTTAATTTCAGCTGATGGAAAACTCCATGCGGAAGAGTATATAAAAAATAATTCAACTGAAGATGCTAATAGCAAATATCAACAACTTAGTGAAATAAATGAGCAAAAATTAAAAATTAAAAGTCAAATAAAAAAAGCTAAAGACATTGGTGATATTGACGATAGTATAAAGAGTGAATTATTAACTCGTTTACACAATAGTGATGATCAAGCTGCACATCAGAAAATTAAAGATGAACTAGCTAAACACAGAGAAACTAATAATAAATTAAGCAAAGAAATTAGAGCCTTTAAAAAAGTAATAAATAAATTTGCTGAAATCAATCAGCAAATTAATTATGATGAATTAAAAAAACTAAATCAAAAAATAATTGATAACTTAAATAAAAATATTGATTTTTATGAAAACGAATTAAATAATCATCTCTATAGTATTCAATTTGTTAAAGATTATTCTAATAAGGTAAAATTAGCAAATAAAACTTCAATTTATTATCTAAATAACCTTGAAAAGGCTCTTGAATTAATCAACAAAAAGTCAAGAAATGAAACAATTAATAATAAATCTTGAGAAGAGTACTATAAAAACATCATAAGCTCATATAATTCAGAACTTATGAGCATTTCATCAGAAAATTTTGACAATTTTGGTATTTATTCAGGTAATTTAGCGAAATTACAAAATAGTGCAAATTCACCTATTAAACAAATAGCTAGGGAATTATTTAAAAATGAAATAATTCACCTTGTGGGTAATGGAATTTGATCAATTTATAATGAAAATATTGAACATAAAGGCAAATCTGGATATAAAACTAAAGTTGCTAAAATTTATTTTGAGCCTGGTTCAAAACCAGAACAGCCAAAAATTATTATAGATGATTCATATTACCGTGAAAAATACGATAAATTTGAAATTCAATGATATGGTAATCCAACATGGCATTCAAGCATTGGAATTCAAAAGGAAAATAGCTATGATTACTTTAGTGATGGTTTAATTTTTGCCTCAAATGATGAATTTGGCACAAAATTCAAAATTAGAATCAATGGAAAAGAAGAACTTTATATAGAAAATATTCCAAATAAAGACGAATATATGACTAAATATTCATCAGGCAACATTGAAAAAGATACAAATACAACGCATCATATAAAACCAGAACACCTTGAATTTATTAGTAACTAATTTAAAGCATAGTAAATAATTAATAAAAATAGTATTGTTAAACTTAAAGTTTTAGCTTCATATTGAACTTAACATTAAAAAGTGCCTAAATTAGGTACTTTTTGTTATTTTTATTTTATTTTTTATAAATTTATATTTAAAAAATATGCTAATTGTAAAAATTGATTTTATAAGTTTTAATAATTAATATTGTATTGGCAACTCGAAATAAAAAGGCGGGAATCCACTTTAATTTTTCAAGTGAAATAGCAAGATGATAATTAAGTGCGATTTTTATCTAAAAAAAATAATTGATAAAAAAGAAATGGCATTTTTTTGTTGGATTAGACTCAATAAATCAGTGGTGAAAGGTTTGAACCCGACTTTTTACTATTTATTAAAAAGAAAACTAACTATGATGAAACAACATATCAAGCATTCATTGAACCAAAAGGTCAGCATCTACTTGAAAATGATTCATGAAAAGAAAAATTTTTAATGGAAATTAAGGAAAAAAATCAAATTAGTGAATTATTTGCTAATAAATATAAAATAATTGGTTTACCATTATTCAATCAACAACATGACAAAATTAAAGAATTTAAGTCTTATATCAATGAGTTTATCAAGAACATATAATTAAAATGGCGTTATCTTTCAAACATAAAACAAATTAAATGCGCCACAATTATAAAAATGTGACGCATTTAATTTAATTTTTACATAAACAATCATTCAATTAAATCTATAAATTAGATTCCATTATATTCATCATTGATTAAATTTATATAAAGTAATGACCATTTTTAATATTGAAAGATAGTTTTTTATAGATAAACAGTTATTGAACCGCCGTCTGGATCAATAACATAATCATAATTTGAATCTCTTAAGTATTCTTCAATGTATGCTTTTAAAGTATTTTGTCCCTTGCCTGTTATTATTAATAATGAATCATGCTGTTCATTTTCGTAAGCAGCAGTTATAGCAAGTTGTACTTCTGTTAAGGCTTCGACTGATGAAAAACCATGTAAATCAATGATATTTGAAAAATCATCATTGCTTCAATAGTAATTTCTTTTATGTTTTTTACTCATAGTTTTCTTTCTGGCAGTTGGGACAATAATATGTCATTCTTTGTGATAAAACTTGAGCTTCAATTTTATAATCACATAAATGACAAGATTTTTTATTTCTCATGTGAACATTTAAATAATTTTGATATTGACCTTCATTATTATCTGATGAAACAAAATCACTTATTGAAGAACCACCAAGAATTGTTGCTTTACGAAAAATATCTTTTGTATTTTTAATTATTTCTAAAAATTTATCAAAAGGAATATTTTTGCATTTTGTCCATGGGTTTAATTTTGAGGCAAATAATATTTCGTTAGCATATATGTTGCCAATTCCTAAAATATAAGATTGATCAAGTAAAAAATTCTTAATTGGAATATTTTTATTTATCATTTTTTGATAAACTTCACTAACATTAATGTCTTCTACATGCTTGCCAAGTTTATTCAATGGTTCTGTTGTTAATAAATCATTTGAATTTTTAATATGAAATGAACCAAATTGACGAGTATCATTATAAAATAGACAGATTCCATCATTCAATTTAAAAAATATATGATCATGTTGTCGATTAATTCCAATTTTTTTATCTGTAAAATACTTGCCCGACATACGCAAATGGCTTATAAAATTTTTTTCATTGGTTAACTTAAAAATTATGTTTTTGCCAACATTATAAATATCAAGAATTCTTTCGCCTGCTAAATAATTTTTAAATTCTATAGATGTACAATTTTTTAATAATTTATCTAGTTTAACATCAACACTTATTATTGTTTTATTTATCACTTTAGGTTTAAGACAATTAATAACTGTTTTAACTTCTGGCAATTCTGGCATTATTTTCCTTTTTTAAGCAATTTAAACATGCTTGCTTTATAAATTTCAACTCCTGGTTGATTAAATGGATTAACATCTAACAAGTAGGCACTTATTGTTAATGCTCTTTCAAAAAATTGGAATAAGTATCCTAAAGAAAATTCATCTAATTTGTTAATTTCTAACACAATATTAGGTATATTGCCTACTTTTGAATGAGCTTCCAAAGTTCCTTTAAAAGCTGAAAGATTTACACTATGTAAACTTTTTCCGTCTAAATAATTAAGTTTATCAATATCTTCTTTCTCGCTTTCAAAAAGAATGTCATAAATAGGCTCTTTTACAACTAAAATTGTTTCGAAAAGTATAGGTTTTCCTTCTTGAACCATTTGCCCAATAGAGTGTAAATCAGAAGTATAGGTCGAACAAACAGGTCATAATCCTTTATTGTCTTTTCCTTCACTTTCTGCAAAAAGTTGTTTTCATCATTCAGCTAAAAATGATAATTTTGGCTCATAAGTACACATAAGTTCAACATCATATTTTTTACTTAAAATATGTCTTGTAGTTGCATATAAATAAGCTGGATTTTCTAAAATATTTTTAAGATCAGCTTCATTATTAGCTTTTTGTGCTCCCTTAACTAATTCCTTAACATTAAGTCCTGCGCAAATAAATGGAAATAGTCCAACAGGAGTTAATACACTAAATCTTCCACCTACATCATCAGGAATTATTAATTTTTTATAACCTTTTTGAGTTGCTAAATCATATAAAACACCTTTTTTAGCATCTGTTGTAGCCACTATTAAGTTTTGAGCATGTTTAACTCCAACTTTTGACTCCAACAATTTTCTAAATTCTCTAAATGCAATAGATGGTTCAAGTGTTGTTCCGCTTTTTGAAATAACATTTATGGCAAATTTTTTATTTTCAACATATTTTAGAAGTTTAACTAATTCTTCACTACTTAATGATGTTCCTGCAAAAACAAGTTCAATATCAGGTTTTTTTAGGCTATATTTATCAAAAATAAATTCATAACCTGCTTTTGCACCTAAATAACTTCCGCCAATACCAATAACAACTAATGTTTCAATATTTTGAAGTTTTCACATTTTAGCAATTTCTTGCATTTGATCAAATTCACTATTAAAAACCTTGTTTGGTAAATCCAATCAACCAAGTCAATCTTTTTCTAAAACATTTTTATTCATGATATTTTCATGAATTTTATTAACTTTTTCTTGGTATTCTAGAATTTTTGCGCTTGAAAGCGCATTTGTAATATCTACTTTAACTATATTCATTTTTACTCCTTTATATCTCAAATGGATTTGTTTCATTCAAATAACACTCATAAATTCAACTTCAATAAATAAAAGCTATTAAAGAACCTAGAGTTGATATACTATTATCTAAAAGTGTAATTATGCACATTGGTATTGATAAAACATTTGAAATAACTTCAATAATTCCCTCATCTGAACTGTTTCTAAATTTTGATACTTTTGTAGTATTATAATTTTCAATTCCATCATTTATATGTATATCATCGCTTAATTGATAATCTAATTTTTCATCTTTAATATTATAAAATGTTACATACATATTTTTATTGTTATCAATAATATATTGACCATAAGAATAAATACTGTCTGGAAAAGTACAAAAATATGAAAAATTATTATTTTTTAAAAATTTATTATTCATATTAGCTTGTAAAACAAGCAAATTATGCAAAATCATATTATTTGATGTAATGAAATGATAATTCAGAACTTTACCTTTTAAACTTCTAGTGTAAGCATATTGAAATGCAATATTTTCTTCTAAATTTTCATTATTAAAATTTTGAATAGTTGATTCATAGCCTTCAATTAAAGAAAATAAATTACATCCTTTAATAAGCAACAAAAACAAATTGCTTTCAGCAAAGAAACTAAAACCGTTAGTCAATATTGACGGCATTATAATTTTATTTTCTTCTTCAATTTCAATAAAAGATAATTGCTTTTCAAGTGCCT
The genomic region above belongs to Mycoplasma tauri and contains:
- a CDS encoding FAD-dependent oxidoreductase, coding for MKIVLIGANHAGTSFIRTLKTLDKNVEITAYDRNTNVSFLGCGIAVWVSGEFTQPEGLFYSSPEILTNKYGVNLKTSHDVVAVDRAKKQITVKNLTTGEEFTDSYDKLIYAGGTWPITPRIKGLEYNNIVVSKLFQHAETLVEHANDSKIKNVVVVGAGYIGTELVEAFHQKGKNVTLVDTNERVVNNYFDSEFTKVMEQRMQEDGVKLALGETVQEFESNNGSDVSAVITNKGKYEADLVIMCIGFRPNTTIIDADKTANGAIKVNKYQQILGDENVYAIGDSCATIHTVTGEYQHVALATNAVKTGVVAALHLAGANIPFPGVAGTNAINVFNCHYSSTGFTEEAAKRHGIENVGSVYFEDNDRPEFMSTAEKVACKVVYDTKTFKLLGVQIGSWGEAIHTETIYMFALAIQKGLTLPELALTDVYFLPHFNKPFNFFLVPMLKALGLDYKY
- a CDS encoding rhoptry family protein, producing the protein MKKKTKYALFAATTVISLSAIIIASSMATICSQKQISQNKIVEQINKQIEELNTDIQTLESNKNRVDALKKAIEKYKQKFNKSNNEKNNEILESLAKFNTSIDNLESKINESEIRLKQNNNTIKDIVDKTKKTSDIAIEKLQSASKIDSQGLKEVIPELQKASEELKKAKQMAQDMDSKKHVDDLVLKAKEVEKAEQEVKNLIQTIKGLTTKQKNETYLNDLNKHIEILNEKINQFDNLNEELPTLELFVKDFEIKNIAAKGTHNFINSITETLPSEIMNANENLKDVIENSSQKIKELKAKINNIKSDIDNQLILLNQLQNNSESKINSTNNFEILVEEFNQSNNRLSGEIQKLNNKISEFKYEKAIEKINKLIENEKSITIIALQKLKNDVLNHLSTADNLSNEQKQEFNAQVENATTPQQLSKIKKEISLSNSKEKVKKDTNDIFVLFNSEFKQNSLNEIENATNQEQVDKIAKQLNDLHNNKQDAKAKINNEFNHISDSQKDSYIQEIINANTVEKVNEILNNAQKLQDDKQEKHDKINKLDSLTNTDKQRLFQELIDSNSANKTPENTPQNVLDKAIKLNNTKKQSIQNIDSLNDLNNIEKEIFKSEINSEFDESKINQNIQKAVESDKIKNSIKQEINSLKNKNLSENEVNKFIDDVNNINLHNENSKQELESIKNNVQDINNKKQNLISQVYELESKSINKSELQKQIINANGKQEAQEIFDKAELEIAKEKAKNNINKLEGINNEKQNFLNKVDQAKNKQEVYNIVDEATKLSKNQSTAPNNNELKPNNPSNTNNINSKEITKNKIDTLEYLSQNEKQVYKTNIDNSNNEQDIESQLNNAQQNNENKQNTVENVKKLDLISADGKLHAEEYIKNNSTEDANSKYQQLSEINEQKLKIKSQIKKAKDIGDIDDSIKSELLTRLHNSDDQAAHQKIKDELAKHRETNNKLSKEIRAFKKVINKFAEINQQINYDELKKLNQKIIDNLNKNIDFYENELNNHLYSIQFVKDYSNKVKLANKTSIYYLNNLEKALELINKKSRNETINNKSWEEYYKNIISSYNSELMSISSENFDNFGIYSGNLAKLQNSANSPIKQIARELFKNEIIHLVGNGIWSIYNENIEHKGKSGYKTKVAKIYFEPGSKPEQPKIIIDDSYYREKYDKFEIQWYGNPTWHSSIGIQKENSYDYFSDGLIFASNDEFGTKFKIRINGKEELYIENIPNKDEYMTKYSSGNIEKDTNTTHHIKPEHLEFISN
- a CDS encoding glucose-6-phosphate isomerase, which encodes MNIVKVDITNALSSAKILEYQEKVNKIHENIMNKNVLEKDWLGWLDLPNKVFNSEFDQMQEIAKMWKLQNIETLVVIGIGGSYLGAKAGYEFIFDKYSLKKPDIELVFAGTSLSSEELVKLLKYVENKKFAINVISKSGTTLEPSIAFREFRKLLESKVGVKHAQNLIVATTDAKKGVLYDLATQKGYKKLIIPDDVGGRFSVLTPVGLFPFICAGLNVKELVKGAQKANNEADLKNILENPAYLYATTRHILSKKYDVELMCTYEPKLSFLAEWWKQLFAESEGKDNKGLWPVCSTYTSDLHSIGQMVQEGKPILFETILVVKEPIYDILFESEKEDIDKLNYLDGKSLHSVNLSAFKGTLEAHSKVGNIPNIVLEINKLDEFSLGYLFQFFERALTISAYLLDVNPFNQPGVEIYKASMFKLLKKGK
- a CDS encoding Smr/MutS family protein translates to MSKKHKRNYYWSNDDFSNIIDLHGFSSVEALTEVQLAITAAYENEQHDSLLIITGKGQNTLKAYIEEYLRDSNYDYVIDPDGGSITVYL
- the mutM gene encoding DNA-formamidopyrimidine glycosylase; this translates as MPELPEVKTVINCLKPKVINKTIISVDVKLDKLLKNCTSIEFKNYLAGERILDIYNVGKNIIFKLTNEKNFISHLRMSGKYFTDKKIGINRQHDHIFFKLNDGICLFYNDTRQFGSFHIKNSNDLLTTEPLNKLGKHVEDINVSEVYQKMINKNIPIKNFLLDQSYILGIGNIYANEILFASKLNPWTKCKNIPFDKFLEIIKNTKDIFRKATILGGSSISDFVSSDNNEGQYQNYLNVHMRNKKSCHLCDYKIEAQVLSQRMTYYCPNCQKENYE
- a CDS encoding glucose-6-phosphate isomerase; this translates as MSRIEINFVNYSPEFNNKNLIEKASKLFENIRKKNVKGFEHFGFHDLVLNFDKQNFLELTNFSNHLHSRECDNLIIFCNPNDMKNFDLANSFLFKNDLLENNRIKMHFFVDQRPELWQRVYLNIKHLFFNKKTSFLFIGQSKYSDEFLEFIKLILNKIQLEEGYYRALKRCYVIAKQALEKQLSFIEIEEENKIIMPSILTNGFSFFAESNLFLLLIKGCNLFSLIEGYESTIQNFNNENLEENIAFQYAYTRSLKGKVLNYHFITSNNMILHNLLVLQANMNNKFLKNNNFSYFCTFPDSIYSYGQYIIDNNKNMYVTFYNIKDEKLDYQLSDDIHINDGIENYNTTKVSKFRNSSDEGIIEVISNVLSIPMCIITLLDNSISTLGSLIAFIYWSWIYECYLNETNPFEI